A stretch of the Malus sylvestris chromosome 10, drMalSylv7.2, whole genome shotgun sequence genome encodes the following:
- the LOC126586483 gene encoding serine carboxypeptidase-like 20: MIKYHKNLTAKGYRALIYSGDHDMCVPFTGSEAWTRSLGYKIVDEWRPWTSNGQVAGYTQGYENNLTFLTVKGSGHTVPEYKPREAFDLFSRFLAGKPQ; the protein is encoded by the exons ATGATCAAGTACCACAAGAACCTCACTGCAAAGGGTTATCGGGCACTTATATATAG CGGTGATCATGATATGTGTGTTCCTTTCACTGGGAGTGAAGCATGGACTagatcacttggttataagaTTGTGGATGAATGGAGGCCATGGACTTCGAACGGACAAGTTGCTGG GTACACACAGGGTTACGAGAATAACCTCACCTTTCTAACTGTAAAG GGGTCTGGACATACAGTTCCAGAGTACAAACCACGAGAGGCGTTTGATTTGTTTAGCCGGTTTTTGGCTGGAAAACCACAATAA
- the LOC126586471 gene encoding uncharacterized protein LOC126586471: MSEIYGQLLPLISMSLESGHEPAVKLLQCLAVVSFFGATNSEETETAMQVVWNFISAPESAKELLPEVLVAGIYSWMFLLTSMEGWRLSYNYWNGAISYFCSLLEHGDKSVCVAATEALALIFETGSLDKFWRSEEKVPSTIKYSDLQQLLTGNVLTKLKSVYPNMGGDVNAAKKVRQIMIYFQNFCCPGASVAVNGIDLKLSSWYQMIQWQFLKGFIADGFELHMKENEKLWRVFNFDPYEVAEVGEELYASTTDKSRTRFFLPKERDPYLLTKEATKKERVWRNSHLDKARTQLMNKQRRLSQELNSWI; the protein is encoded by the coding sequence ATGTCCGAAATCTACGGACAGTTGCTTCCCCTGATTTCCATGTCTCTGGAATCGGGACATGAACCGGCGGTGAAGCTGCTGCAATGCTTGGCTGTTGTGAGTTTCTTTGGTGCAACTAACTCGGAGGAGACTGAAACTGCAATGCAGGTTGTTTGGAATTTTATCAGTGCTCCGGAATCTGCGAAAGAGCTTTTGCCAGAGGTTCTGGTTGCCGGAATATATTCTTGGATGTTTCTTCTTACAAGCATGGAGGGATGGCGGCTCAGCTACAACTACTGGAATGGGGCGATTTCTTACTTCTGTAGTCTGTTAGAGCACGGCGATAAATCAGTATGTGTGGCGGCTACTGAAGCTCTAGCTTTGATATTTGAGACTGGTAGTTTGGACAAGTTCTGGAGATCTGAAGAAAAGGTTCCGAGCACGATCAAGTATTCGGATTTGCAACAATTGCTGACAGGGAATGTTTTGACGAAACTCAAGTCTGTTTACCCAAACATGGGAGGTGATGTGAATGCTGCGAAGAAAGTCCGCCAAATTATGATTTATTTTCAGAATTTTTGCTGCCCGGGAGCATCTGTAGCGGTCAATGGGATTGATCTGAAGTTATCGTCATGGTACCAGATGATTCAGTGGCAGTTTTTGAAGGGTTTTATAGCTGACGGGTTTGAACTACACATGAAGGAAAATGAGAAGCTGTGGAGGGTGTTCAATTTTGATCCATACGAAGTCGCCGAGGTTGGTGAAGAATTGTATGCGTCTACTACTGATAAGAGCAGGACCCGTTTCTTTTTACCGAAAGAAAGAGATCCGTACTTGCTAACGAAGGAAGCTACAAAGAAGGAGAGGGTTTGGAGGAACTCTCATTTAGACAAGGCGAGAACGCAGTTGATGAACAAACAACGCCGTTTGTCGCAGGAACTGAACAGCTGGATCTAG